In the Aromatoleum bremense genome, one interval contains:
- a CDS encoding tyrosine-type recombinase/integrase: MSKLTDVQIRNWIKAGDRFEGRGDGGGLYLRFRAADAVPSWLFRYRLMGKQRVMVIGNYTNLSLADARKEAKRLSAQAALGHDVAGQKQERKAEAVAKIEAEARKVTVADLADDYFQRMIAGRWKHPNIVRSRIEKDIKPAIGKMKVESVRPADIDAMLQTVVKRGAPTIANDVLRWVRRMFDYAIKRHLCEYNPAGAFDLADAGGKEDARDRALSRSELVAFFEAMRSAKGFSVENELAVKLLLLLAVRKQELTAARWDEFDLDAAVWHLPAERTKTGAAISIPLPTVAVGWLRDLHRLACGSAYVFPARKMQHRMIPHIHENTLNVALSKVKHGLDPFTIHDLRRTARTHLAGLGVPPHVAEKVLNHKLKGVEGRYDRYDYFEERKGALNQWAALIGQLEQGGADVIPIHEKRAGGKG, translated from the coding sequence ATGAGCAAGCTGACGGACGTTCAAATTCGCAACTGGATCAAGGCCGGCGACCGCTTCGAGGGGCGAGGGGATGGTGGCGGGCTGTACCTGCGTTTCCGCGCTGCGGATGCGGTGCCGTCCTGGCTGTTCCGGTATCGCCTCATGGGCAAGCAGCGCGTCATGGTGATCGGCAACTACACCAATCTGTCACTGGCGGACGCACGCAAGGAGGCGAAGCGGCTGTCGGCTCAGGCCGCACTCGGTCACGACGTGGCAGGGCAGAAGCAGGAGCGCAAGGCCGAAGCTGTCGCCAAGATCGAAGCCGAGGCGCGCAAGGTGACGGTTGCTGATCTGGCTGACGACTACTTTCAGCGGATGATTGCCGGACGATGGAAGCACCCCAACATTGTGCGCAGCAGGATCGAAAAGGACATCAAGCCAGCTATCGGCAAGATGAAGGTGGAATCAGTACGTCCTGCCGACATAGACGCCATGTTGCAGACTGTCGTGAAGCGTGGCGCACCGACCATTGCAAACGACGTGCTGCGCTGGGTGCGGCGCATGTTCGACTACGCGATCAAGCGGCACCTGTGTGAGTACAACCCCGCCGGGGCGTTCGATCTGGCGGACGCTGGCGGCAAGGAAGATGCGCGCGACCGGGCGCTGTCGAGGTCGGAACTGGTCGCATTCTTCGAGGCGATGCGCAGCGCCAAGGGGTTTTCAGTGGAAAACGAACTGGCGGTGAAGCTCTTGCTGTTGCTCGCCGTGCGGAAGCAGGAACTAACGGCGGCGCGCTGGGACGAGTTCGACCTGGACGCGGCTGTGTGGCACCTGCCAGCCGAACGCACCAAGACCGGGGCGGCAATCTCGATCCCCCTGCCTACGGTGGCTGTCGGATGGCTGCGCGACCTTCACCGGCTGGCCTGCGGTTCTGCATATGTGTTTCCTGCTCGCAAGATGCAGCACCGGATGATTCCCCACATCCATGAGAACACGCTGAATGTCGCGCTCTCCAAGGTGAAGCACGGACTCGACCCCTTCACGATTCACGATCTGCGGCGCACGGCGCGGACGCACCTTGCTGGGCTGGGTGTGCCTCCCCACGTTGCCGAGAAGGTGCTGAACCACAAGCTGAAGGGCGTGGAAGGCCGGTATGACCGATATGACTACTTCGAGGAACGAAAGGGTGCGCTGAACCAGTGGGCGGCGCTGATCGGGCAGTTGGAGCAAGGCGGCGCGGACGTGATCCCGATCCACGAGAAGCGGGCCGGTGGGAAGGGGTGA
- a CDS encoding YicC/YloC family endoribonuclease, whose translation MIHSMTGFAAQTRDLGPVSLHIELRSVNSRYLDLFFRIGDELRQAEPALRERITAKLTRGKVECRLNLQTNGAAPRKLALNTALLDQLRDAEQLVRERLPQAGCLSVNEVLRWPGMLADDGVSFEQLQPALMELAQAALDELAATRRREGDKLAAMIRERLARLRELVAQAEPRVPVIVAEYQERLATRLRDAVAALDEDRIRQEVALFAQRIDVAEELSRLSTHLDEVERILAAGGAAGKRLDFLMQELNREANTLASKSAATDVTGIAMEMKVLIEQMREQVQNIE comes from the coding sequence ATGATCCACAGCATGACCGGTTTCGCTGCGCAGACGCGGGACCTTGGGCCGGTGAGCCTGCATATCGAACTGCGCAGCGTCAATTCGCGCTATCTCGATCTGTTTTTCCGCATCGGCGACGAGCTGCGCCAGGCCGAGCCGGCGCTGCGCGAGCGGATCACGGCGAAACTCACGCGCGGCAAGGTCGAATGCCGTCTCAACCTGCAGACGAACGGCGCCGCCCCGCGCAAACTCGCCCTGAACACCGCGCTGCTCGACCAGCTGCGCGACGCCGAACAGCTCGTGCGCGAACGCCTGCCGCAGGCCGGGTGCCTGTCCGTCAATGAAGTGCTGCGCTGGCCCGGCATGCTCGCCGACGACGGCGTGAGCTTCGAGCAGCTGCAGCCGGCGCTGATGGAACTCGCACAGGCCGCGCTCGACGAGCTCGCCGCGACGCGCCGGCGCGAAGGCGACAAGCTCGCCGCGATGATCCGCGAGAGGCTCGCCCGCCTGCGCGAACTGGTCGCTCAGGCCGAGCCTCGCGTGCCGGTGATCGTCGCCGAATACCAGGAGCGCCTCGCGACGCGGCTGCGCGACGCGGTCGCCGCGCTCGACGAGGACCGCATCCGCCAGGAAGTCGCGCTGTTCGCGCAGCGCATCGACGTCGCCGAGGAGCTGTCGCGCCTCAGTACGCATCTCGACGAAGTCGAACGCATCCTCGCCGCGGGCGGCGCCGCGGGAAAACGGCTCGACTTCCTGATGCAGGAGCTGAACCGCGAAGCAAACACCCTGGCCTCGAAATCCGCCGCCACCGACGTCACCGGCATCGCGATGGAAATGAAAGTGCTGATCGAGCAGATGCGGGAGCAGGTGCAGAACATCGAGTAG